A region of Candidatus Poribacteria bacterium DNA encodes the following proteins:
- a CDS encoding transketolase, which produces MDTLKDFLKQKATNLRIHSVISTSEAGSGHPTTCLSAADIVSALFFHAMRYDTTDARNPNNDRFILSKGHAAPLLYAAYAEAGIIPTEKLCTLRQIDSILEGHPTPRFEWTEVATGSLGQGLSLGLGMALNGKYLDASDYRVYVLLGDGETAEGGVWEAAALASHYQLNNLIGIVDVNALGQSQRTMYAFDVDTYCQRFEAFGWQAIGIDGHNFDEILPALDQARASDEKPTMIVAKTFKGKGVSFLENADNWHGKALAQGEELDQALTELGPLQTDVPIEIKSPNPVNASTDRSGVTECEPPDYPADEKIATRSGYGAGLAKLGSSNPNVVALDGDTKNSTYAEQFMDLHPNRYFEMFIAEQNLVGAGIGLAKRGKIPFVSTFAAFLSRAYDQIRMSAISQANIKYAGSHCGVSIGEDGPSQMGLEDLAMFRAIPGAVVLYPSDAVAAERLVAEAAEYEGIVYLRTSRPTTPILYNAHESFPIGGCKVIRESSEDKVTLVAAGVALHEALKAYERLAAEGIAVRIIDLYSVKPVDKEALQKAASETNNTLITVEDHYPEGGLGDAVLEAVATKGICVHKLAVTGVPRSGKPEELLEYHGISTDAIVQKVKALKP; this is translated from the coding sequence GTGGACACCTTAAAAGATTTTCTCAAACAAAAAGCGACTAATCTACGTATTCATTCGGTTATCTCCACATCGGAGGCGGGTTCTGGACATCCGACCACGTGTCTCTCGGCTGCGGATATCGTCTCAGCACTCTTTTTCCACGCGATGCGTTATGACACAACCGATGCTCGGAACCCAAACAACGATAGATTCATCTTATCTAAAGGGCATGCAGCACCCCTACTTTACGCGGCTTATGCCGAAGCCGGTATTATCCCAACTGAGAAACTATGCACGCTGCGACAAATTGACAGCATCTTGGAGGGACATCCAACCCCTCGATTTGAGTGGACAGAGGTCGCAACAGGGTCACTCGGACAAGGTTTATCGCTTGGACTCGGCATGGCTCTCAACGGTAAATACTTAGACGCCTCTGACTACCGAGTCTATGTTCTGCTTGGCGATGGTGAGACTGCCGAAGGTGGCGTCTGGGAGGCGGCGGCTTTGGCGTCACACTACCAGCTTAATAATTTGATTGGAATTGTGGATGTTAATGCCTTAGGGCAAAGCCAACGAACTATGTATGCCTTTGATGTTGATACGTATTGTCAGCGTTTTGAGGCGTTTGGTTGGCAAGCCATCGGCATTGATGGGCACAATTTTGATGAAATCCTTCCCGCACTCGACCAAGCAAGGGCTTCGGATGAGAAACCGACGATGATCGTCGCTAAAACCTTTAAGGGAAAAGGGGTTTCGTTCCTTGAGAACGCCGATAATTGGCACGGAAAGGCACTCGCCCAAGGTGAGGAACTGGATCAAGCTTTGACTGAACTGGGTCCGTTGCAGACGGATGTCCCTATTGAGATTAAATCGCCTAACCCTGTAAATGCGAGTACCGATCGTTCAGGCGTAACTGAATGTGAACCTCCTGATTATCCGGCGGACGAAAAAATCGCAACGCGTAGTGGTTACGGTGCCGGGCTTGCGAAGCTTGGCAGCTCGAATCCTAATGTTGTCGCCTTGGACGGGGACACGAAAAACTCTACCTATGCCGAACAATTTATGGATCTCCATCCCAACCGCTATTTCGAGATGTTTATCGCGGAACAAAATTTGGTCGGTGCTGGCATCGGTTTGGCAAAGCGCGGGAAAATTCCCTTTGTCTCCACGTTTGCTGCATTTTTATCGCGCGCCTATGATCAGATTCGGATGTCAGCGATCTCACAGGCGAATATTAAATATGCCGGTTCACACTGTGGGGTCTCCATTGGCGAAGACGGTCCCTCGCAGATGGGTTTAGAGGACCTCGCGATGTTTCGTGCGATTCCGGGAGCAGTCGTGCTGTATCCAAGCGATGCGGTTGCTGCTGAGCGGCTTGTCGCTGAGGCTGCCGAATACGAAGGTATTGTTTACCTCCGCACCTCACGCCCAACGACCCCTATTCTCTACAATGCACATGAGAGTTTCCCAATTGGTGGATGTAAAGTTATTCGGGAAAGTAGTGAAGATAAAGTGACCCTTGTTGCCGCAGGCGTTGCGCTTCACGAGGCGTTGAAGGCTTACGAGAGGCTTGCAGCAGAGGGGATTGCTGTTCGTATTATTGATCTGTATTCCGTTAAGCCAGTTGATAAGGAAGCCCTACAAAAGGCGGCATCTGAGACGAACAACACCCTCATCACTGTTGAAGACCATTATCCTGAAGGCGGACTGGGTGATGCTGTCCTTGAAGCTGTGGCGACTAAAGGGATCTGTGTACACAAACTTGCCGTTACAGGCGTACCGAGGTCCGGGAAACCGGAGGAGCTTTTGGAATATCACGGCATTAGCACGGACGCTATTGTTCAGAAAGTGAAAGCACTGAAACCCTAA
- a CDS encoding LamG domain-containing protein → MNFSMSSGSKFFLVSLVLVCFSLFGIGVLCVSTASAEIDPDTIVGMWLFDAGKGNMATDDSGNGLEGEFEGKPQWVKGQFGQALEFDGKGAFVRIAEHDNPTKAITVSAWAKSPNDTWNQHGWMVEKRNAYIIHPNQGTKNVAWPVCNGGCWNKPGGWNDGNVGPKDITQWHMYTTTFDSKTGKWAIYIDAEEASTLDLAKNPIDADSGPVNIGFDDCCGGARFGAVTIDEVVIFDVALEQADIETMLDGMHSALAIDPTDKMATTWAGVKTKY, encoded by the coding sequence ATGAATTTCAGTATGAGTTCTGGCAGCAAGTTTTTTCTTGTAAGTTTAGTCCTCGTGTGCTTCAGTCTTTTTGGGATTGGTGTTTTGTGCGTCTCCACGGCCTCTGCCGAAATCGATCCTGATACGATTGTCGGGATGTGGCTTTTTGATGCAGGCAAAGGAAATATGGCAACCGATGATTCCGGGAATGGACTGGAGGGCGAATTTGAAGGGAAACCGCAATGGGTGAAGGGGCAATTTGGACAGGCACTGGAATTTGACGGTAAAGGTGCTTTCGTTCGGATCGCCGAACATGACAACCCAACGAAAGCGATCACGGTCTCAGCGTGGGCGAAAAGTCCAAATGATACGTGGAACCAACACGGCTGGATGGTTGAAAAGCGGAACGCCTATATCATCCATCCCAACCAAGGCACGAAAAATGTTGCCTGGCCCGTTTGCAACGGCGGCTGTTGGAATAAACCCGGGGGATGGAACGACGGGAATGTTGGCCCCAAAGATATTACCCAGTGGCACATGTACACGACCACTTTTGACAGTAAGACCGGGAAGTGGGCAATCTATATCGATGCGGAAGAAGCGAGCACCTTAGATTTGGCGAAGAATCCGATTGATGCCGATAGCGGTCCCGTCAATATCGGATTTGATGACTGTTGTGGTGGCGCACGCTTCGGGGCGGTAACTATTGATGAAGTGGTCATCTTTGATGTCGCTTTGGAGCAAGCGGACATTGAAACGATGTTGGATGGTATGCATTCAGCCTTAGCGATTGATCCTACTGACAAGATGGCAACCACGTGGGCAGGCGTGAAGACTAAGTACTAA
- a CDS encoding polymer-forming cytoskeletal protein, whose amino-acid sequence MFLRINAECACGIHRDLFCGFPQPLTENMKEIGFISLLLVFGILPVFGQTSNDNLKVSDSKQSNFEHGKPARGVPIAQGLIAQHLEGTADESAQQSNVVNAENAGTTAEGDVQWEKTRRIFKIINDYQLVEDEVLTTLVIIAADARLQGYVTGNVLVIGGDIQLSPEAQVKGTLHIIGGQIEGNTQGVTNLQVSNNWQMVPAVAHLLMHPHAFWGISEQANFRLTLVKCGISFLMYLLIVAVIPKPINAASELFARRPIGSILFGILMLVMIPLFLTLLTLSIIGVPFMLLSLSLLVPLAICGKAAIFLTLGSTLFSGRWRPLAVIFGYLLYFMATALPYIDSVAFLLVNSVAIGLCLLSGIRMIRSQEPRRNISWLERV is encoded by the coding sequence GTGTTTTTGCGAATCAACGCTGAATGCGCGTGTGGCATTCATCGGGATCTTTTCTGCGGATTTCCCCAGCCCCTCACAGAAAATATGAAGGAAATAGGGTTCATCTCTTTACTTTTAGTCTTTGGCATCCTGCCCGTGTTTGGACAGACCTCAAATGACAATCTGAAAGTTTCAGATTCGAAACAGTCCAACTTTGAACATGGAAAACCAGCGAGAGGTGTTCCTATTGCACAAGGCTTAATAGCACAGCATTTGGAAGGAACTGCTGACGAGTCCGCACAGCAAAGTAATGTTGTCAACGCGGAGAATGCGGGAACCACTGCTGAAGGGGATGTACAATGGGAAAAGACGCGGCGGATATTTAAAATTATTAACGACTATCAGTTAGTAGAGGATGAGGTATTAACAACACTCGTTATAATCGCGGCAGACGCAAGATTACAAGGGTACGTGACCGGCAACGTCCTGGTAATCGGCGGAGATATTCAACTATCGCCAGAGGCACAGGTGAAGGGGACGCTTCACATTATCGGCGGGCAAATTGAAGGAAACACACAAGGCGTAACGAACCTTCAAGTAAGTAATAACTGGCAGATGGTCCCCGCTGTGGCACATCTGCTAATGCATCCACACGCTTTTTGGGGCATCAGTGAACAAGCAAATTTTCGTCTAACACTGGTCAAGTGTGGTATCTCTTTTTTGATGTATTTGCTGATAGTAGCCGTGATTCCAAAACCGATAAACGCGGCAAGTGAACTTTTTGCCAGAAGACCTATCGGTAGCATCTTATTTGGCATCCTGATGTTAGTCATGATACCGCTCTTCCTTACACTGCTGACACTGTCAATTATCGGTGTGCCATTCATGCTACTGTCCCTTTCCCTCTTGGTTCCCTTGGCAATCTGTGGTAAGGCAGCGATTTTTCTGACGCTCGGTAGCACCCTTTTTTCGGGACGATGGCGGCCGCTCGCTGTTATATTTGGTTACCTCCTCTACTTCATGGCAACAGCCTTGCCGTATATTGACTCGGTGGCGTTTCTCCTTGTCAATAGTGTCGCCATTGGACTCTGCCTACTCAGTGGTATCCGTATGATACGTTCGCAAGAACCGCGTAGAAACATTTCTTGGTTGGAAAGGGTGTAG
- a CDS encoding VWA domain-containing protein — protein MQLASPLFLSLFIVIPLLIFALRWLRGKPTSVPIVRFSDFKHGFASSIQQMRHTPSVKALPILRGIRFIVLALLIISLARPQLSQSREHKFTEGIDIFLVLDISESMRAEDFEGTNRIQIAKSVVNDFLRHRQNDRIGLVVFAGESFTLCPLTSDYSVSVELLRDVEIGQLEDGTAIGDALATATHRLRASESKIKIIILLTDGENNAGSIEPKAAAFFAASFEIKVYTIGMGKEGGARIPYADRTFGKRYREVLTYLDEDTLKQIANITGGRYFRATDTQSLKHIYAEIDRFEKTKFETVFSVAYKELTAYFLIPAVLLLGTEILLSNTVLRKIP, from the coding sequence ATGCAGTTAGCGTCCCCTCTCTTCCTTAGTTTGTTCATTGTGATTCCGCTACTGATATTCGCTTTGCGGTGGTTACGTGGGAAACCGACAAGCGTTCCGATCGTGCGTTTTTCTGATTTCAAACACGGATTTGCATCAAGTATCCAGCAGATGCGGCATACGCCGTCAGTTAAAGCGTTGCCGATACTGCGCGGGATTAGATTCATTGTCCTTGCACTCCTCATTATCTCCCTTGCCCGTCCGCAACTCTCTCAAAGCCGTGAACATAAATTCACTGAAGGTATTGACATCTTCTTAGTCCTCGACATCTCAGAAAGTATGCGGGCAGAGGATTTCGAAGGGACGAATCGCATCCAAATTGCTAAATCAGTCGTCAACGATTTTCTAAGGCACCGCCAAAATGATCGTATCGGCTTAGTTGTTTTCGCCGGTGAAAGTTTTACGCTCTGCCCTTTAACGTCGGATTATTCGGTGTCCGTAGAACTGCTCAGAGATGTAGAGATCGGGCAACTCGAGGACGGCACGGCTATCGGTGATGCGCTTGCAACGGCTACCCATCGGTTACGCGCCTCGGAATCAAAAATAAAGATTATCATTCTCTTAACCGACGGTGAAAACAACGCTGGTAGCATTGAACCGAAAGCAGCAGCTTTTTTCGCAGCGTCCTTCGAGATTAAGGTCTACACTATCGGGATGGGAAAAGAGGGGGGTGCACGCATTCCTTACGCCGATAGGACCTTCGGCAAACGCTATCGAGAAGTCTTAACCTATCTCGACGAGGATACTCTGAAACAGATTGCCAACATAACAGGAGGTCGCTATTTTCGTGCCACAGACACGCAATCGCTGAAACACATCTACGCAGAAATTGATCGTTTCGAAAAGACAAAATTTGAGACAGTCTTTTCAGTTGCCTACAAGGAGTTGACGGCATATTTTCTAATACCCGCCGTACTCCTACTGGGAACCGAGATCCTACTGAGCAACACGGTGTTACGGAAAATTCCTTAA
- a CDS encoding sugar phosphate isomerase/epimerase, with amino-acid sequence MENIIACNLGSYRQFRAGAYAHLAEIGLTNVEIGVPASESVDTLCAELNAHGLTATSLLGSCDVQSETAVSDFQTTLDIADQMGVKIIFVSVHAGDVDLSAVYDRLRAIGENAAPVGIKVCLETHPDLVHNGEVALKTMQAVNHPNICVNFDTGNVYYYNHNVTAVTEVQKVLGHVGAVHLKDTNGGYRTWNFPALGEGVVDFKAVFQTLNDAGFYGPFTMELEGIEGENLDEAGAQARVAGSLQHLKDIGVI; translated from the coding sequence ATGGAAAATATTATTGCATGTAATTTGGGAAGTTACCGACAGTTTCGCGCCGGGGCGTATGCCCACTTAGCAGAAATCGGTCTAACGAACGTGGAAATCGGTGTACCTGCGTCTGAATCCGTCGATACCCTCTGCGCAGAATTGAACGCGCACGGACTCACCGCTACCAGCCTGCTCGGCAGTTGTGACGTTCAGTCTGAAACAGCCGTCTCAGATTTCCAGACGACGCTGGATATCGCTGATCAGATGGGCGTGAAGATTATCTTTGTCAGCGTGCACGCCGGAGATGTCGACCTGAGTGCGGTTTATGATCGGCTCCGCGCCATCGGCGAAAATGCCGCCCCCGTAGGTATTAAGGTCTGTCTGGAAACACATCCTGACCTGGTACATAATGGCGAGGTCGCGCTTAAAACGATGCAAGCCGTGAATCATCCCAACATCTGTGTCAATTTTGACACTGGCAACGTTTACTATTACAATCACAATGTAACGGCTGTTACGGAAGTCCAGAAAGTTCTCGGACACGTTGGTGCCGTCCATCTCAAGGATACAAACGGCGGCTATCGAACGTGGAATTTCCCGGCACTCGGTGAGGGCGTTGTCGATTTTAAAGCGGTATTTCAGACGTTGAACGATGCAGGTTTCTACGGTCCCTTCACAATGGAGTTGGAAGGGATTGAGGGTGAAAACCTCGATGAGGCAGGTGCCCAAGCACGGGTCGCAGGCTCACTGCAGCATTTAAAAGACATAGGAGTGATATAA
- a CDS encoding cupin domain-containing protein, translating to MDTNLCVIHLSEGERIGDALGNVLDTPDMTTIGAFAVSKENPTELHYHDFDEYWYFTEGITTVTLRTPDGKSQSYRIGPGDLVVTPKGVEHGHTPDNVVQGVQWVSVIPPDARRGHLHRDF from the coding sequence ATGGATACGAATCTTTGTGTCATCCACCTGAGTGAAGGTGAGCGCATCGGCGATGCGCTCGGGAACGTTTTGGATACCCCGGATATGACAACAATCGGGGCTTTCGCTGTTTCCAAAGAAAACCCCACTGAACTTCACTATCACGACTTCGACGAATACTGGTATTTCACAGAAGGCATAACGACAGTCACACTCCGAACACCTGACGGAAAATCTCAATCCTATCGTATCGGTCCTGGGGACTTGGTTGTTACACCGAAAGGTGTCGAGCACGGTCATACCCCAGATAATGTCGTTCAAGGCGTGCAGTGGGTGAGTGTGATTCCCCCCGATGCTCGTCGTGGACATTTGCATCGAGATTTTTAA
- a CDS encoding aldo/keto reductase — protein sequence MLTQSSPLPLRRLGRTELEVTCLGMGGAGIGRGDVTDDEAIEAVHRAIDLGINYLDTAPLYGESERRVGLALADGWREKIYLATKIGTHPEWRGDFSASGTRRSVENSLRLLGTDCLDVCLVHDPDSMDPVVAKDGAFDELQRMREEGLLKFIGLGVRQHEFHKTAIETGVVDVILTYLDYTLLSQTANDWLLPLAAENDIGVINGSPIAMGLLSGIEPDVSAERMHLDTSDAEKAHRLWQWATDNNLNVLNLAIQFCFRQLRIAMSLTGSKNAAEVEQNFAAATTLVSDDIWEQLQALL from the coding sequence ATGTTGACACAATCATCCCCTTTGCCATTGCGACGCTTAGGACGAACAGAATTAGAGGTCACATGCCTCGGTATGGGAGGCGCAGGCATCGGTAGAGGCGATGTCACCGACGATGAAGCGATTGAAGCCGTCCACCGAGCCATTGACTTAGGGATAAACTATCTCGACACTGCACCCCTCTACGGTGAGAGTGAAAGACGGGTAGGGTTGGCACTTGCCGACGGTTGGCGTGAGAAGATTTACCTCGCCACGAAGATAGGAACGCACCCTGAATGGCGCGGCGATTTTAGTGCCTCGGGGACGCGTCGCAGTGTCGAAAATAGCCTGCGTCTACTCGGCACCGATTGTCTCGATGTCTGCTTAGTGCATGACCCAGACAGTATGGACCCCGTTGTGGCAAAAGACGGTGCATTCGACGAACTCCAACGGATGCGCGAGGAAGGACTGCTTAAGTTTATCGGGCTCGGGGTTCGACAACACGAATTTCACAAAACTGCCATCGAAACCGGTGTTGTTGACGTAATTCTAACGTATCTGGATTACACGCTCCTGAGCCAAACGGCAAACGATTGGTTATTACCGCTTGCCGCTGAAAATGACATCGGCGTTATCAACGGAAGCCCCATTGCGATGGGGTTGCTTTCAGGGATTGAGCCAGATGTATCCGCTGAAAGGATGCACTTAGACACATCTGACGCTGAAAAAGCACATCGACTTTGGCAGTGGGCAACCGACAACAATTTGAATGTCCTGAATCTCGCCATTCAATTCTGTTTCCGTCAACTTCGCATCGCGATGAGTCTGACCGGTTCTAAGAATGCGGCAGAAGTAGAGCAGAATTTCGCCGCCGCCACGACCCTGGTTTCCGATGATATATGGGAACAGTTGCAAGCACTGTTATAG
- a CDS encoding sigma-70 family RNA polymerase sigma factor: MLGIDEKQHIERTQHGETEAFDYLVRKYHDRLLRHITRRVENTETAKDLTQETWLKAYRGISGFRCDSSFYSWVYCIAENVITDHFRKQKHDHALEPLHAIDSHRIQQTHPSPCRDLERAELRAQLREAIAELTPIRRRVFVLYYHDELPIKAIAARLNGSEGTIKSHLRNARLQLQEVLTPYLNSPDNLESV, encoded by the coding sequence TTGTTAGGAATCGACGAAAAGCAACACATTGAGCGCACCCAACACGGCGAGACGGAAGCGTTTGATTACCTTGTCCGCAAATACCATGACCGCTTGTTGCGACACATCACTCGACGCGTCGAAAATACCGAGACGGCAAAGGACTTGACACAAGAGACATGGCTAAAGGCATATCGTGGCATCTCAGGCTTCCGTTGTGATTCGTCTTTTTATTCTTGGGTGTATTGTATCGCCGAGAATGTCATCACCGACCACTTCCGCAAGCAAAAGCACGACCATGCCCTTGAACCCTTACATGCCATTGACTCCCACCGCATCCAACAGACACACCCCAGCCCGTGTCGAGACCTCGAACGCGCCGAACTTCGCGCGCAGCTCCGAGAAGCCATCGCCGAACTCACCCCTATCCGCCGCCGTGTCTTCGTGTTATATTACCATGACGAACTACCTATTAAAGCCATAGCCGCCCGTTTGAACGGTTCTGAAGGCACCATCAAAAGCCATCTCCGCAACGCACGCCTCCAACTCCAAGAAGTCTTGACACCCTATCTGAACAGCCCTGACAATCTTGAATCCGTGTGA
- a CDS encoding phospholipid carrier-dependent glycosyltransferase, with protein MKRGEAIGVQKRIAIVFFFIFLMLVTFLPRVLSLSAHWSSDESTWMKRSHRFISALETGLFTDTFTTHHPGVTTMWLGGAAMWNANDRKSLTNMSVLSILDFFNPALLAQMRFPIAYLTGVIVLLAACILYRLFNARLAAVGSLFLAFEPFLLAESRRLHTDALTSEFLFLTLLLWLSYLEGAPPRRRYLIFSGFFWGLACLSKSLAGAFILFLPILLVWYIKQKDLSGVKMLWGALLFLCVALLTVLVVWPYMWTFKMGNFWISPTLFFVCIVSLYWIWKRLSVSEETFLNPKAFFVISFGVLVVLGASLFVAKNVLAGMYDAFTVAHELPKLFLGDIRYDPGILYYPVMWFVWSGPLTLLLIGAAIYLVWKQQHVDPKVFRVTAVLVCFALFYLLGLSLLAKKIARYIVIFLPSLCLLATIGALQVSESLLMKRWRYLFLVSLVVLQIVPVLRLHPYYQTYYFPLLSGKWVSENVSSITGVGLDLAADYLNAQPNAEKLQVRATLFSRNVNRYFHGSTSVKRGNLPSKQPNALTFDYHVEYLRDKQLQGIAKDSHPKDGVPISALQHDEDIPRALEAVVRLNAVDYVWIYRVLETPGE; from the coding sequence ATGAAAAGGGGGGAGGCGATCGGCGTGCAGAAACGAATTGCTATTGTTTTTTTTTTCATATTTTTGATGCTCGTTACATTTTTGCCGCGCGTCTTGTCGCTTTCAGCCCACTGGTCAAGCGACGAAAGCACGTGGATGAAGCGTTCTCACCGTTTCATTTCCGCACTGGAAACCGGTCTGTTTACGGATACTTTTACCACCCATCATCCAGGTGTAACAACAATGTGGCTCGGCGGGGCAGCAATGTGGAACGCTAATGACAGAAAATCGCTTACCAATATGAGCGTGCTTTCCATACTGGATTTTTTCAATCCCGCACTCCTTGCACAAATGCGGTTTCCTATCGCCTATCTCACGGGGGTAATCGTTTTACTCGCGGCGTGCATTTTATACCGTTTATTCAATGCCCGTCTTGCCGCCGTGGGATCACTCTTTTTAGCCTTTGAGCCGTTTCTTCTTGCCGAAAGTCGGAGGCTCCACACAGATGCGCTCACGTCCGAATTTCTGTTTTTAACGCTATTGTTGTGGCTCTCCTATCTCGAAGGTGCCCCCCCACGGCGACGATATCTCATTTTTTCAGGATTTTTTTGGGGTTTGGCGTGTCTTTCTAAAAGTCTCGCGGGTGCGTTCATTTTGTTTCTACCGATTTTGTTAGTCTGGTATATCAAACAAAAGGACTTGTCCGGGGTGAAAATGCTCTGGGGTGCACTCTTATTCTTGTGTGTGGCTCTGCTCACTGTCCTTGTCGTTTGGCCCTATATGTGGACATTCAAGATGGGTAACTTTTGGATTTCCCCCACGCTTTTCTTTGTCTGTATAGTTTCCCTTTATTGGATTTGGAAAAGACTTTCAGTGTCAGAAGAAACCTTTTTGAATCCGAAGGCATTTTTTGTAATCAGTTTCGGCGTGCTCGTTGTTCTGGGAGCGTCCTTATTTGTAGCGAAGAATGTTTTGGCGGGGATGTATGATGCTTTCACCGTAGCACATGAGTTGCCGAAGTTGTTTTTAGGAGACATCCGTTATGACCCGGGTATCCTCTATTATCCGGTGATGTGGTTTGTTTGGAGCGGTCCTTTAACACTCCTGTTAATCGGTGCAGCGATTTATCTGGTGTGGAAGCAACAGCACGTGGATCCTAAAGTTTTTCGCGTCACCGCCGTTCTTGTGTGTTTCGCCCTGTTCTACTTACTCGGATTGAGTCTACTGGCAAAGAAAATCGCCCGCTATATCGTTATTTTTCTCCCCTCCCTTTGTCTTTTAGCAACGATAGGAGCACTTCAGGTCTCAGAATCCCTTTTAATGAAAAGGTGGCGGTATCTTTTTCTAGTAAGTCTTGTTGTTCTGCAAATCGTGCCGGTGTTACGGCTTCATCCGTATTATCAAACCTACTATTTTCCGCTGTTATCCGGGAAATGGGTCTCTGAAAATGTCAGCAGTATCACCGGTGTCGGTTTAGATTTAGCTGCCGACTACCTCAACGCCCAGCCGAATGCTGAAAAACTACAGGTACGGGCGACTCTGTTTAGTCGAAACGTGAATCGATACTTCCACGGCAGCACCTCGGTCAAACGTGGGAATCTACCCTCGAAGCAGCCAAACGCCCTCACCTTCGATTACCACGTTGAGTATTTACGAGACAAACAGCTTCAAGGCATTGCGAAAGATTCTCATCCGAAAGACGGCGTGCCTATTTCAGCATTACAGCACGACGAAGATATACCCCGCGCGCTTGAAGCGGTGGTACGCTTAAATGCGGTAGATTATGTCTGGATTTATCGTGTCCTTGAGACCCCTGGAGAATGA
- a CDS encoding glycosyltransferase, with protein MAAGFEFARGQRIVSMDGDLQNDPADIPKLLEKMDEGYDVVCEWRKERQDKFLTRRVPSIVANWIIGQVMGIPIHDNGCSLKAYRADIIKQVPLYGEMPRFIPAMSQVVGARIGEIVVKHHPRRFGKSKCGLGRIWRIMLDIIAFKLIISTFAPRRGTRKKSKVSQQQLPTELGMLARFFIFRCKQRPLRFFGRLGVILVLLGSFLLIASPSKGDFVIGVIWTSITGGFFIFGFGLLGEIISFANAKWVKAYTVETVLSTKNNASLKINP; from the coding sequence ATGGCAGCGGGTTTTGAGTTCGCGCGAGGACAGCGGATTGTCAGCATGGATGGTGATCTGCAAAACGATCCTGCTGATATTCCAAAGCTCCTTGAAAAAATGGACGAAGGCTACGACGTAGTGTGCGAATGGCGGAAAGAACGACAGGATAAATTTTTGACGCGCCGCGTCCCCTCTATCGTTGCGAATTGGATAATCGGTCAGGTGATGGGAATCCCGATCCACGATAATGGATGCTCACTGAAAGCATATCGTGCCGACATCATAAAACAGGTGCCGCTTTATGGAGAGATGCCCCGGTTCATACCGGCGATGTCTCAGGTGGTAGGGGCGCGCATCGGAGAAATAGTCGTGAAACATCATCCGCGTCGCTTTGGGAAGAGCAAGTGTGGTCTTGGCAGGATCTGGCGAATCATGCTTGATATTATAGCCTTCAAGTTGATTATCTCTACCTTTGCCCCGCGGCGGGGCACTAGAAAAAAGTCAAAGGTCAGCCAACAACAGTTACCGACGGAACTCGGAATGCTGGCACGTTTTTTTATTTTTCGATGCAAGCAACGTCCCCTCCGTTTTTTCGGACGGCTCGGTGTCATATTGGTATTGCTTGGCAGTTTTCTCCTGATAGCCTCCCCATCCAAGGGGGACTTTGTAATCGGAGTGATTTGGACGAGTATCACTGGTGGATTTTTCATCTTCGGATTTGGGCTATTGGGTGAAATAATTTCCTTTGCTAATGCCAAGTGGGTGAAAGCATACACGGTGGAAACGGTGTTAAGTACTAAGAATAACGCCAGTTTGAAAATAAATCCGTAG
- a CDS encoding glycosyltransferase, whose protein sequence is MFGFTISLEKKYHKYVLSIHCHSRLQRSREHCTLFEKIHPVCETIGDAYEVLFVDDGSLDETFAVLSELSKQFPQLVVIRFQKNTG, encoded by the coding sequence ATGTTTGGATTTACCATCTCACTGGAAAAGAAATACCATAAATATGTCCTTTCTATCCATTGTCATTCCCGTTTACAACGAAGCAGAGAACATTGTACCCTCTTTGAAAAGATTCACCCTGTCTGTGAGACAATAGGGGATGCCTATGAGGTGTTATTCGTAGACGACGGGAGCCTCGATGAAACCTTTGCTGTGCTTTCGGAACTCAGCAAACAGTTTCCGCAATTGGTAGTTATTAGATTTCAAAAGAATACGGGTTAG